A single window of Pogoniulus pusillus isolate bPogPus1 chromosome 11, bPogPus1.pri, whole genome shotgun sequence DNA harbors:
- the CDR2L gene encoding cerebellar degeneration-related protein 2-like: MLSADRMEEFQSEEEEPWYDQQDLEQDLHLAAELGKTLLERNKELEDSLQQMYATNEEQVQEIEYLTKQLEMLRQMNEQHAKVYEQLDLTARDLELANQKLVLESKTSQQKIQCLTETIEGLQNQVEELQKQVEEMRSLEQLRIRREKRERRRTIHTFPCLKELCSSPRYEDKFQVHSSSTEFNQKPLERENERLQAMVNSLRSQVNQEKQRKERVEREYSSVIQEYSDLEQRVCEMENCKLRIKELEAELLELQQMKQVKKYLLSREDNLSEALLEPLNNAPEADYIDLSEEEGGKSQGPSMTPSPNHPVRKSCSDTALNAIVTKDAVSRHEGNYTLHANNVRKRGMSILREVDEQYHALLEKYEELLSKCRQHKDSVRHAGVQTSRPISRDSSFRDFRGEAYELEERKSMEKSLSKHVEAVDKRLEQSQPEYKALFKEIFSRIQKTKADINATKVKNKSGK; this comes from the exons ATGCTGAGCGCCGACAGGATGGAGGAGTTTCAGAGCGAGGAAGAGGAGCCCTGGTACGATCAGCAGGACCTGGAGCAGG ACTTGcatttggctgcagagctggggaagacTCTGCTGGAGCGTAACAAAGAGCTGGAGGACTCCCTGCAGCAGATGTATGCCACCAACGAGGAGCAAGTGCAGGAAATTGAG TACCTGACCAAGCAACTAGAGATGTTGCGGCAGATGAACGAACAGCATGCAAAAGTCTATGAGCAGCTGGACCTGACAGCACGGGACCTGGAGCTAGCTAACCAGAAGCTGGTGCTGGAAAGCAAGACATCCCAACAGAAGATACAGTG cttgaCAGAGACGATCGAAGGGCTGCAGAACCAagtggaggagctgcagaagcaggtgGAGGAAatgaggagcttggagcagctccGCATTCGGCGGGAGAAGAGGGAGCGGCGACGAACCATCcacaccttcccctgcctcaaggagctgtgctccagccccag gTATGAGGACAAGTTCCAGGTCCACAGCTCTTCCACAGAGTTCAACCAGAAGCCACTGGAGAGGGAGAATGAGCGCCTGCAAGCCATGGTGAACTCACTGAGGTCCCAGGTCAACCAGGAGAAGCAGCGGAAGGAGAGGGTTGAGCGAGAGTACAGCTCTGTCATTCAGGAGTACTCGGACCTGGAGCAGCGAGTCTGTGAGATGGAGAACTGCAAACTGCGCATcaaggagctggaggcagagctcctGGAGCTCCAACAGATGAAACAAGTCAAGAAGTAcctgctcagcagagaggaCAACCTGTCGGAGGCGCTTCTCGAGCCGCTGAACAACGCCCCAGAAGCAGACTATATCGACCTGTCCGAAGAGGAGGGCGGGAAAAGCCAAGGGCCGTCGATGACGCCTTCACCAAACCACCCCGTGCGGAAGAGCTGCAGCGACACGGCCCTCAACGCCATCGTCACCAAGGATGCCGTGAGCCGGCACGAGGGCAACTACACGCTGCACGCCAACAACGTGCGCAAGCGCGGCATGTCCATCCTGCGGGAGGTGGACGAGCAGTACCACGCCCTGCTGGAGAAGTacgaggagctgctgagcaagTGCCGGCAGCACAAGGACAGCGTGCGCCACGCCGGCGTCCAGACCTCCCGGCCCATCTCCCGCGACAGCTCCTTCAGGGACTTCCGGGGAGAGGCCTACGAGCTGGAAGAGCGGAAGAGCATGGAGAAGAGCCTCAGCAAACACGTGGAGGCTGTGGACAAgcggctggagcagagccagcccGAGTACAAGGCTCTGTTCAAGGAGATCTTCTCCCGCatccagaaaacaaaagcagacatCAACGCCACGAAGGTGAAAAACAAGAGCGGGAAATGA
- the MRPL58 gene encoding large ribosomal subunit protein mL62: MAAQRLRSLCRPRLGLLAAWFSQRAAAGTEYRSIYSLDKLYPPRQEGSPGAPEQSQPATLDIPMDRLTVTYCRSSGPGGQNVNKVNSKAEVRFHLASADWIPEATREKMALMNRNRINRAGELIVNSEESRYQMRNLAICLEKIRTMVTEATEQPKVVSKETTQMLIERVEKMNRERLRQKKIHSSIKRSRKADFD; this comes from the exons ATGGCGGCCCAGAGGCTGCGGAGCCTCTGCCGGCCGCGGCTGGGGCTTCTCGCCGCTTGGTTCTCGCAGCGAGCCGCCGCCGGGACCGAGTACCGCAGCATCTACAGCCTGGATAAGCTGTACCCGCCGCGGCAGGAAGGCTCGCCCGGCGCCCCG GAGCAGTCGCAGCCAGCCACCCTCGACATCCCCATGG ATCGTCTTACAGTGACCTACTGCCGGAGCAGTGGCCCCGGTGGGCAGAATGTCAACAAAG TGAATTCCAAAGCAGAGGTTCGGTTCCACCTGGCATCAGCAGACTGGATTCCAGAAGCTACGAGAGAAAAAATGGCATTGATG AACAGGAACAGGATAAACCGAGCTGGTGAGCTGATTGTGAACTCTGAGGAGAGCCGTTACCAGATGAGGAATCTGGCAATTTGTCTGGAGAAGATCAGGACCATGGTGACAGAGGCAACTGAGCAGCCCAAGGTGGTGTCAAAGGAGACTACACAGATGCTCATAGAGAG GGTGGAAAAAATGAACCGTGAACGACTACGGCAGAAAAAGATACACTCGAGTATAAAACGGAGCAGGAAGGCAGACTttgactga